In Pseudobdellovibrio exovorus JSS, the genomic stretch ACAACTGATTTCAAAACAACCTCAAAGCCTGTACGAGTACAGATTAGTAAATACTAGCTTTGTTCGTTTTGGAATTTTCTAGGTCTTGAGAAAGTTTCAGCGCTTTAGCTTCTAGCTTTTCTAATTCGGCCTGCGCCTTTTGTTTTAACAGAATCATCTCTTCGGCAATATTAAGTGCTGCTAGCACAGCCGCATTTTGAAAGGATGAGTTCTTGGTCACAGCCAAGGCCTCAGTCACTTTTTGATCGACATAGTCCACAAGCTCGTACACCGTGTGTTCTTCATGAGAAGTCTTTAACTTATATGGAACACCTGCGATGGTGAAATTGAAGGTTTTTTTTAAATGAGCTTTGTCGGACTCAACCATGATTTAATCTGTACTTTCCTAGTAAAAATCCAAAGTAAACAAATACTTAGCTTTATAAGTATTAAGCCTCTAGAGGCATGAGGCAAGAAAATTTATCCTGTACAGGTGCAAATGTCGGCTGACTCTTTTTGAGTACAATTCAGGCTCTTTTTTGACTCTGAAAAATCGATTTTCAAAGAGCGTATTTGTTGGTCTGACCACGAGATATTCAATATGAGGCCACCTGAGCGTCTTTCACGCACACGTGTAAAATCAGAGCGAATGTCCGCACGGATAAGAAGCTGGCGAATTCTGGCTTCGGCACTCAATGGTTTATGACGCAACTCATTAGTCTTGTCGTCTTCCCCTACTTTTTCAGTGGAGATCAGCTTCAGACTGTCGTCTTCCTCGTCGACCTCATAAACATTAATGGAACCATTTTCATACTTCAGCTTTTTAAGGTCACTGCGCTGTTTATAAACAACTTCACGATACAACAGCTCTGAAGAGACTAACGAATACGCGGACTCAATAGCGCTGTAGAGTTTGCGGTGATTGTCTGTTTTTTGAAGATCAATGGCAGAGCCCAGACAACTTTGTAGACTGACCTGATAAGGAGTCAACTTCGGCACACGGACAGTGGCAAAAGACAAGGGTCCCCAAAAAAGAAGAATCAAAAACAGTTTCACTTCCCGCATGGCTCCATTTTATTCGTGGCCTAAGATGGAATCAACATATTCAGAGTAATCGAAAGTTTTTAGATGATTAATCTTTTCTCCGATACCCACAAGTTTCACTGGAATCCCAATTTGATCCACAACTCCCAAGGCGACTCCACCTTTAGCTGTGCCATCCATTTTCGTTAGAACCACTCCATTTAATCCTAAAGCCTGATGGAATTCTTTCGCTTGCATCAAGGCATTTTGTCCAGAATTCGCATCCAGTACGATCCATGTTTCATGTGGGGCCGATTCGATAACTTTCGCCATCACACGTTTTACTTTTTTGAGTTCATCCATCAGATGAGCCTGAGTATGTAAGCGACCTGCTGTATCTAAAATCACAAAATCAAACCCTTGCGACTTCGCTTTTGTCACTGCATCGAATGCCACTGCACTTGGGTCTTTTGTGTTTTCCGGCCAGTAAA encodes the following:
- a CDS encoding cell division protein ZapA, producing the protein MVESDKAHLKKTFNFTIAGVPYKLKTSHEEHTVYELVDYVDQKVTEALAVTKNSSFQNAAVLAALNIAEEMILLKQKAQAELEKLEAKALKLSQDLENSKTNKASIY